A window from Temnothorax longispinosus isolate EJ_2023e chromosome 1, Tlon_JGU_v1, whole genome shotgun sequence encodes these proteins:
- the LOC139814051 gene encoding toll-interacting protein, with protein sequence MDTDRPLHEEWKKRAFVGPLPDSFLRIEERNVQLQQEAADQQAALALQQQMQSMPVTHDPRVGRLSITISQAKLVKNYGMTRMDPYARIRVGHSVFETHTDSNGGKNPHWNKVIQCNLPPGVTQIYIEIYDECSFVMDELIAWGHIEIPPQVIQKGETHEDWYMLSGKQGDNQEGMINLVFSYTTKYHPYTGSSSIMMVPSATMFGTSYAPVNVYATPPPIAAPAVAPSSLPNAEVELKQIAEMFPNVDKEVIKSVYDANHGKKDITINSLLQMCE encoded by the exons ATGGACACGGACAGGCCTTTACATGAGGAGTGGAAAAAACGG GCGTTTGTGGGACCACTGCCGGACAGTTTTCTGAGAATAGAAGAACGCAACGTGCAGTTGCAGCAGGAGGCGGCGGATCAACAAGCCGCTCTGGCTCTCCAACAGCAGATGCAAAGTATGCCGGTGACTCACGATCCTCGAGTGGGTAGACTTAGCATAACAATCTCTCAG GCCAAATTAGTGAAAAATTATGGAATGACGAGGATGGACCCTTACGCGAGGATACGAGTGGGACACTCGGTGTTTGAGACGCATACAGACTCTAACGGTGGAAAAAATCCACATTGGAATAAAGTAATTCAATG CAACCTTCCACCTGGAGTTACCCAGATATACATAGAAATTTATGACGAGTGTTCCTTTGTGATGGACGAACTGATTGCGTGGGGCCACATAGAGATTCCACCGCAGGTTATTCAGAAGGGAGAGACCCACGAGGATTGGTACATGCTCAGTGGGAAGCAGGGAGATAATCAGGAGGGCATGATCAATTTAGTTTTCAGTTACACG ACCAAGTATCATCCGTACACGGGTTCTTCTTCGATAATGATGGTCCCTTCTGCAACAATGTTCGGCACGTCGTACGCCCCGGTAAATGTTTATGCGACACCTCCGCCTATTGCTGCACCAGCGGTCGCACCCAGCTCTTTACCAAATGCTGAGGTCGAGTTGAAACAG ATCGCCGAAATGTTTCCAAATGTTGACAAGGAAGTTATCAAATCAGTATATGATGCCAATCACGGCAAGAAAGACATTACAATTAATTCGTTGCTTCAGATGTGCGAATAA